One Epidermidibacterium keratini DNA segment encodes these proteins:
- a CDS encoding DUF456 domain-containing protein has protein sequence MTEAGHVVVGLLVLAGLIGVLIPFLPGMLLIVGAALWWAIADGATAGHWVTFAIVALLCAAGTALKYVIPARTTSGAGASRVSMFFAIALGIAGFFVIPVIGAPIGFVLGIYLAELRRVRARAQAWTATKAALRGVLLGVLIEFTAAALAAGAWVLGALNV, from the coding sequence ATGACCGAGGCCGGCCACGTCGTCGTCGGGCTGCTCGTCCTGGCGGGGCTGATCGGCGTACTGATCCCTTTTCTGCCAGGGATGTTGCTCATCGTCGGTGCCGCGCTGTGGTGGGCGATCGCCGATGGCGCCACCGCCGGGCACTGGGTCACCTTCGCGATCGTCGCGTTGCTGTGCGCTGCCGGAACCGCCCTGAAGTACGTCATCCCGGCGCGGACGACGAGCGGGGCGGGCGCGTCGCGAGTATCGATGTTCTTCGCTATCGCGCTCGGCATCGCTGGGTTCTTCGTCATCCCGGTGATCGGCGCACCGATCGGTTTCGTGCTGGGGATCTATCTGGCCGAGCTGCGCCGAGTCCGCGCTCGCGCACAGGCGTGGACGGCGACGAAGGCTGCGTTGCGCGGCGTACTGCTCGGTGTGCTCATCGAGTTCACCGCTGCCGCCCTCGCCGCTGGGGCGTGGGTGCTCGGCGCGCTCAACGTGTAG
- a CDS encoding pirin family protein: MSNTETHPSELTAEPNADMDGWQVLQGRDVPLGGPRAMTVRRTLPHRDRSFVGAWCFADHYGPDDVASTGGMDVAPHPHTGLQTVSWLFEGEIEHRDSGGNHGMVLPGEVNLMTGGHGICHSEVSTPSTTTLHGVQLWVALPEEAREAPRAFEHFAPELISLPTQAGEAHALVFLGELAGTSSPVLTHTPLLGAELRLGPHARLRLDLREDFEYGVLLDTGSVELDGIALHKADLACRETGPSSLELVAGEDGARLVLLGGPPFEEEIVMWWNFVGRTHEDIEKAREQWQAESERFGEVEGYVGKVDRLPAPALPGGTLRARGRRGKV, from the coding sequence ATGAGCAACACCGAGACCCACCCCAGTGAGCTGACCGCCGAACCAAACGCTGACATGGACGGCTGGCAGGTGCTGCAGGGCCGCGACGTACCCCTCGGCGGGCCGCGGGCGATGACAGTACGCCGGACCCTGCCGCATCGCGACCGCTCGTTCGTCGGCGCGTGGTGCTTCGCTGACCATTACGGCCCCGACGATGTCGCCTCGACCGGCGGCATGGACGTCGCGCCGCATCCGCACACCGGGCTGCAGACCGTCTCGTGGCTGTTCGAAGGCGAGATCGAGCACCGCGACAGCGGCGGCAACCACGGCATGGTGCTGCCGGGCGAGGTCAACCTGATGACCGGTGGGCACGGCATTTGTCACTCAGAAGTATCGACGCCGAGTACGACGACGCTGCACGGCGTGCAGCTGTGGGTCGCGCTTCCGGAAGAGGCCCGCGAGGCACCGCGCGCGTTCGAGCACTTCGCGCCCGAGCTCATCTCGCTACCGACGCAGGCCGGCGAGGCACACGCACTGGTCTTCCTCGGCGAGCTAGCCGGGACATCGTCACCGGTGCTCACGCACACTCCCCTTCTCGGCGCCGAGCTGCGCCTCGGCCCACACGCCCGGCTGCGCCTGGACCTTCGGGAGGACTTCGAGTACGGCGTACTGCTGGACACCGGATCGGTCGAGCTCGACGGAATCGCCCTGCACAAGGCCGACCTCGCCTGCCGCGAGACCGGTCCGTCCTCCCTCGAGCTGGTCGCCGGTGAGGACGGCGCGCGGCTGGTGCTGCTGGGCGGCCCGCCGTTCGAGGAGGAGATCGTGATGTGGTGGAACTTCGTCGGCCGCACGCACGAGGACATCGAGAAGGCGCGCGAGCAGTGGCAGGCCGAGAGCGAGCGGTTCGGCGAGGTCGAGGGGTACGTCGGCAAGGTCGACCGGCTGCCGGCGCCTGCACTCCCGGGCGGCACGCTGCGCGCCCGCGGTCGCCGCGGCAAGGTCTGA
- a CDS encoding GMC family oxidoreductase yields MSETVHHDDADHGARASGEEYDFVVVGSGAGGGPLAANLALGGHSVLLLEAGSEHDCPYYEVPVMQAYASEDPDLRWDFFVRHWDDDTQQLRDEKYVAEQGGVLYPRGSTIGGSTAVSAMITIYPHAEDWQSLAELTGDDSWAPERMRELFTRLESWRGVDAEPLPGDDEATRDAKAEHGHDGWLGTTRANPKVGGREQMFLDIIGAMEQTARDRFGIAEEISLPRDPNAADTPQDFEGMTFIPVAVRGGHRNGSRERVVDVAGRADLTVRTDALATKVLIEDGRAVGVEYLSGPRLYAAAPPSSNTPADPQRHTVRARKEVILAGGAYNTPQLLMLSGIGPRGELERHGIGVLVDSPGVGANLHDRYEVSLVWDLNRNYPIFDGVELDIPKDLDNPDRLFAEWESDGDGPYATNGSLAAIVAKSSVAGDADDLIVFSLPIDFHGYYPGYAKDGSVAHNRMTIVVLKAHTHNRAGSVTLRSADPRDVPDIAFRYFDEGSPGFDDDLQGVVDGMHIARDVASRLGQYEPTPRVPAADVEGDEQLREFVRNEAWGHHACGTAKIGRDDDPNAVLDGDFNVRGVEGLRVVDASVFPDIPGFFIASAVYLVAEKASDVILAQYAADERD; encoded by the coding sequence ATGAGCGAGACCGTCCACCACGACGACGCCGATCACGGCGCCCGGGCAAGCGGTGAGGAGTATGACTTCGTCGTCGTCGGCTCGGGCGCCGGCGGCGGCCCGCTCGCGGCCAACCTCGCGCTCGGCGGCCACTCGGTGCTGCTGCTCGAAGCCGGCAGCGAGCACGACTGCCCCTACTACGAAGTGCCGGTCATGCAGGCCTACGCCAGCGAGGATCCCGACCTGCGCTGGGACTTCTTCGTGCGGCACTGGGACGACGACACCCAGCAGCTGCGCGATGAGAAGTACGTCGCCGAGCAGGGCGGCGTGCTCTATCCGCGCGGCAGCACCATCGGCGGGAGCACAGCGGTCAGCGCGATGATCACCATCTACCCGCACGCGGAGGACTGGCAGTCGCTGGCCGAGCTCACCGGGGATGACAGCTGGGCTCCCGAGCGCATGCGCGAGCTCTTCACCCGCCTGGAGTCCTGGCGCGGCGTCGATGCCGAGCCGCTGCCCGGCGATGACGAGGCAACGCGCGATGCCAAAGCCGAGCACGGACACGACGGCTGGTTGGGTACGACGCGCGCCAATCCGAAGGTCGGCGGGCGCGAACAGATGTTCCTGGACATCATCGGCGCGATGGAGCAGACCGCACGCGACCGCTTCGGCATCGCCGAGGAGATCTCGCTGCCGCGCGACCCGAACGCCGCCGACACCCCACAGGACTTCGAGGGCATGACCTTCATCCCGGTCGCCGTCCGCGGCGGTCACCGCAACGGCAGCCGCGAACGCGTGGTCGACGTCGCCGGCCGCGCCGACCTCACGGTGCGCACCGACGCGCTCGCGACCAAGGTGTTGATCGAAGACGGACGCGCCGTCGGAGTCGAGTACCTCAGCGGCCCACGGTTGTACGCCGCGGCGCCGCCGTCCTCGAACACCCCGGCCGATCCCCAGCGGCACACGGTTCGCGCACGCAAGGAGGTCATTCTCGCCGGCGGCGCCTACAACACTCCGCAGCTGCTGATGCTGTCCGGAATCGGGCCGCGCGGCGAGCTCGAACGGCACGGCATCGGCGTACTCGTCGACTCGCCTGGGGTCGGCGCCAACCTGCACGACCGTTACGAGGTCTCGCTCGTCTGGGACCTCAATCGAAACTATCCGATATTCGATGGTGTCGAGCTCGATATTCCGAAGGATCTCGACAACCCCGACCGGCTTTTTGCCGAGTGGGAGAGCGACGGCGATGGGCCCTACGCGACGAACGGCTCGCTCGCTGCGATCGTCGCCAAGTCGAGTGTGGCCGGCGATGCCGACGACCTCATCGTGTTTTCGCTACCTATCGATTTTCATGGATATTATCCGGGCTATGCCAAGGATGGCTCGGTCGCGCACAACCGGATGACGATCGTCGTACTCAAGGCGCACACCCACAACCGGGCGGGTTCGGTCACGCTGCGATCGGCCGATCCGCGCGACGTACCCGATATCGCGTTTCGCTACTTCGACGAGGGTTCGCCGGGATTTGATGATGATCTGCAGGGAGTGGTCGACGGCATGCACATCGCCCGCGACGTCGCCTCGCGCCTTGGCCAATATGAACCGACGCCTCGGGTGCCCGCGGCGGACGTCGAGGGCGATGAGCAGCTGCGGGAGTTCGTGCGCAACGAGGCGTGGGGCCATCACGCGTGTGGCACCGCGAAGATCGGCCGCGACGACGACCCGAACGCCGTACTCGACGGCGACTTCAACGTGCGCGGCGTCGAGGGGCTGCGGGTCGTGGATGCGAGCGTCTTCCCCGACATTCCGGGATTCTTCATCGCCTCGGCGGTCTACCTCGTCGCCGAGAAGGCCAGCGACGTCATCCTCGCGCAGTACGCCGCCGATGAGCGCGACTGA
- the clpB gene encoding ATP-dependent chaperone ClpB, translated as MDEQKFTTKSSEALAAAQRLATERGNPQLEPAHVLVALIEPSDGIARPLLDAVGADVQQVLTAAQAEVGRLPSASGATTAAPQASRDLLGVLNAATKLASSLNDEYISTEHLLVGIAQAGGPARAPLTDNGATPDALINAFQAVRGSRRVTSADPESSYQALQKYAVDLTERARSGKLDPVIGRDTEIRRVIQVLSRRTKNNPVLIGEPGVGKTAIVEGLAQRIVAGDVPESLKGKRLMSLDLASMVAGAKYRGEFEERLKAVLQDITESEGEIITFIDELHTIVGAGASGEGAMDAGNMIKPMLARGELRMVGATTLDEYRERIEKDPALERRFQQVLVGEPSVEDTIGILRGLKDRYEVHHGVRILDQSLVAAATLSDRFVTSRFLPDKAIDLVDEAASRLRMEIDSRPVEIDEVERAVRRLEIEEMALSKESDAGSKARLEALQRDLADKREKLSELTARWQKEKGAIEATRSLKEQLDQLRGEEERAERDGDLAKAAELRYGRIPALEKEIAEATDAEMAEEVMLKEEVSADDIAEVVAAWTGIPAGRLMEGETAKLLRMEEALTERVIGQGTAVQAVADAVRRARAGIADPNRPTGSFLFLGPTGVGKTELAKALAYFLFDDERAMVRIDMSEYSEKHSVARLVGAPPGYVGYDEGGQLTEAVRRRPYSVILLDEVEKANPDVFDILLQVLDDGRLTDGQGRTVDFRNTILILTSNLGSQAINNADLDDAQKKDAVMAVVRGHFKPEFLNRLDEVVVFDSLGSEQLTRIVDIQLQELAGRLADRRLSLDVTPAAKEWLALDGFDPLYGARPLRRLIQSAIGDQLAKLLLSGQVVDGDTVLVDVADDGLSVSAKKTETERASVQTTA; from the coding sequence ATGGACGAACAGAAATTCACCACTAAATCTTCAGAGGCCCTTGCTGCCGCGCAGCGACTGGCCACCGAGCGGGGCAACCCGCAGCTTGAGCCTGCCCACGTGCTGGTCGCGCTGATCGAGCCGAGCGACGGCATCGCGCGTCCGCTGCTGGATGCTGTTGGTGCCGACGTTCAGCAGGTGCTGACCGCCGCGCAGGCCGAGGTCGGCCGGCTGCCAAGCGCCAGCGGCGCGACGACCGCCGCTCCGCAGGCCAGCCGCGACCTACTCGGCGTACTCAACGCCGCGACCAAGCTCGCGAGCAGCCTGAACGACGAATACATCTCGACCGAGCACCTGCTGGTCGGCATCGCGCAGGCCGGGGGACCGGCACGCGCCCCGCTGACCGACAACGGCGCGACCCCGGACGCGTTGATCAACGCCTTCCAGGCCGTCCGCGGCTCGCGGCGCGTCACCAGCGCCGACCCCGAGTCGTCGTACCAGGCCCTGCAGAAGTACGCCGTCGACCTGACCGAGCGGGCCCGCAGCGGCAAGCTCGACCCGGTGATCGGGCGTGATACCGAGATTCGCCGCGTGATCCAGGTGCTGAGCCGGCGTACCAAGAACAACCCCGTCCTTATCGGTGAGCCCGGCGTCGGCAAGACCGCGATCGTCGAGGGCCTGGCCCAGCGCATCGTGGCCGGCGACGTGCCCGAGTCGCTGAAGGGCAAGCGGCTGATGAGCCTGGACCTCGCCTCGATGGTCGCCGGCGCGAAGTACCGCGGCGAGTTCGAGGAGCGGCTCAAGGCCGTGCTGCAGGACATCACCGAGTCCGAGGGCGAGATCATCACCTTCATCGACGAGCTGCACACCATCGTCGGTGCCGGCGCGTCCGGCGAAGGCGCGATGGACGCCGGCAACATGATCAAGCCGATGCTGGCCCGCGGCGAGCTGCGGATGGTCGGCGCGACCACGCTCGATGAGTACCGCGAGCGGATCGAGAAGGACCCGGCCCTCGAGCGCCGCTTCCAGCAGGTGCTGGTCGGCGAGCCGAGCGTCGAAGACACCATCGGCATCCTGCGTGGGCTCAAGGACCGCTACGAGGTGCATCACGGCGTGCGCATCCTCGACCAGTCGCTGGTCGCCGCGGCCACGCTGTCGGACCGGTTCGTCACCAGCCGCTTCCTGCCCGACAAGGCGATCGACCTCGTCGATGAGGCCGCGAGCCGGCTGCGCATGGAGATCGACTCGCGCCCCGTCGAGATCGACGAGGTGGAGCGCGCCGTACGCCGCCTCGAGATCGAGGAGATGGCGCTGTCGAAGGAGAGCGATGCTGGCTCCAAGGCACGGCTCGAAGCGCTGCAGCGCGACCTGGCCGACAAGCGCGAGAAGCTCTCGGAGCTGACCGCGCGCTGGCAGAAGGAGAAGGGCGCGATCGAGGCGACCCGCTCTCTGAAGGAGCAGCTTGATCAGCTGCGCGGCGAGGAGGAGCGCGCCGAGCGCGACGGTGACCTGGCCAAGGCCGCCGAGCTGCGCTACGGGCGCATCCCCGCGCTGGAGAAGGAGATCGCCGAAGCCACCGACGCCGAGATGGCCGAAGAGGTCATGCTCAAGGAAGAGGTGTCGGCCGACGACATCGCCGAAGTGGTCGCCGCCTGGACCGGCATCCCCGCCGGCCGCCTCATGGAGGGCGAGACCGCCAAGCTGTTGCGCATGGAAGAGGCGCTCACCGAGCGCGTCATCGGACAGGGCACTGCGGTGCAGGCCGTCGCCGACGCCGTACGCCGCGCCCGGGCTGGCATCGCCGACCCCAACCGGCCGACCGGCAGCTTCCTGTTCCTCGGCCCGACCGGTGTCGGCAAGACCGAGCTCGCGAAGGCACTGGCGTACTTCCTGTTTGACGACGAGCGCGCGATGGTGCGCATCGACATGTCGGAGTACTCCGAGAAGCACAGCGTTGCGCGTCTGGTCGGTGCGCCTCCCGGCTACGTCGGCTACGACGAGGGTGGCCAGCTGACCGAGGCGGTACGCCGCCGCCCCTACAGCGTGATCCTGCTCGACGAGGTCGAGAAGGCCAACCCGGACGTCTTCGACATCCTGCTGCAGGTGCTCGACGATGGCCGGCTGACCGACGGGCAGGGCCGCACGGTCGACTTCCGCAACACGATCCTGATCCTCACCTCGAACCTCGGTTCGCAGGCGATCAACAACGCGGATCTGGACGACGCGCAGAAGAAGGACGCCGTCATGGCGGTCGTACGCGGGCACTTCAAGCCGGAGTTCTTGAACCGGCTTGATGAGGTCGTGGTCTTCGACAGCCTCGGCAGCGAGCAGCTGACCCGGATCGTCGACATCCAGCTGCAGGAGCTGGCGGGGCGGCTGGCCGATCGCCGGCTGAGCCTCGACGTGACCCCGGCCGCGAAGGAGTGGCTGGCCCTCGACGGGTTTGACCCGCTCTACGGCGCGCGCCCGCTGCGCCGGCTGATCCAGTCGGCCATTGGCGATCAGCTCGCCAAGCTGCTGCTGTCGGGTCAGGTCGTCGACGGCGACACCGTGCTGGTCGACGTGGCCGACGACGGCCTGTCGGTCAGCGCCAAGAAGACCGAGACCGAGCGCGCGTCGGTGCAGACCACCGCGTAG